One Glycine max cultivar Williams 82 chromosome 8, Glycine_max_v4.0, whole genome shotgun sequence genomic window, acacTCAGAATCATGACGTATGTGGTCAATCTGCCAGTGTTATTCGCTAGTAACATAATTGCTTTGGCCGAAAACCAATTTTACTCTGAAATTCGTCCGCTAAATTGGGTATGACATGGTATGGATACACGCGCTAATATAATTCTTAAAGACTataaatgaagaatagaaaataGTGGtacattattataaaataaaataatttataattatagaaAGTATCAAATTCGTATTCCACATCTCACTGGTCgcaaataaaatgaatgaatttcaataaataaagaaaaaaaaacgtggaaaattttagagaaaggcaaaaaaaaaggtCCCTAAATTTACTTAAACTGTCATTTTTTTGCAGGGGGCTTAACGTATATCTAATTATATATCTCATGCTGCACCTagttttatttaagtcataCTCAAACCgcctataagttttttttaaaataatttattaactaaGTGTACCGTATCATATCCATTACATTTATTACGTACCGGATACACTAAAATAGAATACAGTACCATGCTTCTCTGGAGATTAGGATTATGTGTAAGTTGGTGGCAGTGTTTTATCTTCTGATATCGTCAGcaacttttttttcctcattGTCTGATCAACAATCTCACAATTGCATCATTTCTAATTTCTGTCTACACCACACAACTGACTACACCATACAACAGTGTGCATCTACAGGTTTATATGTGTGTAGTTGTTCTGTGTGTGGTTGAACATAGTTTTGGCCTTTGCTCGTGCAGTTTTTCATGTTTAGGTACCGATTACAGTTTTTCCAAGCAATGAAGTAATTTCAGTAATGATTTTGGTGAGATGAACTGGTCATAATAAATGACGCTTTCAGTTTATGATGTGTgaggggtgggggggggggggggggggggggagttatGTTTATGTATTTTTGGTTGACTAAAATGGTGGGTTGGACACCTGTAACTGTCATAAACGTCCCAAAATTGTTATGGTTGGGTAGTCGTTGTACATTTTTCCTTAAATTCAGAAGTTGAATCATTTTTTTGATCAGTCAGAAGTTGAATAATTAGCACAACTGCTCCATTTCTTTTACAGTGGTTGCCCTGAGGAATGTAGGATGGCTGTATCGTCTCTGATGTTTGGGGCTGCAAGATTTTCTGATTTACCAGAGTTACGTGACCTAAGGCAAATATTTCAGGAGAGATACGGGAATTCCATGGAATGTTATGTCAATCAAGAGGtgttttttcatttatgtttgctgcaaatatttaccaTAGTTGAATTAATGACTTTTTCTGGTTTCCTGGACTGactaaatatttcaaattatcaGTTTGCtgcaaatttgaatttcaagtctTCTACATTGGAGAACAAGGTCTGCTTGATGCAGGAGATTTCATCAGAGTTTTCAATAAACTGGGACTCCAAGGATTTCAAACTGAGGATGTCGAGATCCTCTGCAAATGTACAGGTACTGTCTTCTGCATTTCCTTCTCATTTGTACTGGTTTTGTTGTCAAAATTGAATACTCAAATAATTCTTactttgtttcaaattttgagAACGTGTGTaaaattgcttatatttgttgtaCAGGGCCACAATGCTTGTATGTCTAACCATGATAAACCATCACATGGCAAGGATTTTACCCAAAAAGAAGTAAGGAATGATGTTTTGTTAGAGAAAAATTGTGATCTTGCCAATAATGGGTGCAGATTTCGGAATGGCAAGGAAGCTATTGTGTTAAACAGACTTGATCACGATCTTCATTCTAGATCCGTACTCCCTGGAAATGGATTCAAGCCTCTAAATGGTCATGAAGTTCTTCGGAAAAGGGATGGCCATGATAATCCAGGAATGCAAGAGATTACTGTTGAGAAGAGTGATAGAGGCTATTGGAAGGAGGGCAGTATGCTAAAACCAATTGGACATCCATCTCAGCAGAAAACAGTGGAACAATTTGAAGGTGGTTCCAAGCTGCAATATAGTAGGGGGAATATCACCCCTCCAAGAGCCAACCAGGGTTGTGTGCTAAAACCGATCGGACATCCATCTCAGCAGAAAACAGTGGAACAATTTGAAGGTGGTTCCAAGCTGCATTATAGTAGGGGGAATATCACCCCTCCAAGAGCCAACCTGGGTAGTATACTAAAACCATTTGGACATCCATCTCAGCAAAAAACTGTGGAACAATTTGAAGGTGGTTCCAAGCTGCAAAATAGTAGGGGGAATGCCACCCCTCCAAGAGAAAACCAGGTCAGTAAGCTAAAACCATTTGGACATCCATCTCAGCAAAAAACAGAGGAACAATTTGAGGGTGGTTCCAAGGTGCATTATAGTAGGGGGAATATCACTCCTCCAAGAGCCAACCTGGGTAGTATACTAAAACCATTTGGACATCCATCTCAGCAAAAAACAGTTGAACTATTTAAAGGTGGTTCGAAGCTGCAAGATAGTATAGGGAATACTACCCCTTTAAGAGAAAACCAGGACGCTGCATTTGCTAGGAAGTCTCCTAGTGATGTTGGTTCGCATTTCAACAGTAATGCGAATGAGCCATTTGCTGTTAATCATGCTGGCCTTCCTGGTGCTGATAAATCCGAGAGAGAAACTCAAAGTGATGAAACACCTGCACTGAAGCCCTGCTACAGTAATGTCATTCCACCTCCATATGTTAAACATCCCAATTCTAAGCAGCAGAGCAGCACACGTGGAGCCAATATCATATCTTCACTTACTGACAGTGGCGGCATCTCTACATATCATTCAGCACATGAGAAGCCTGATGCTGCTTATGTGATGGAGAGGAGGATTCAAATAGATTTGGATAGTTCTGACCAGGATTGGCAGGGCAATAGACATGAGAGACTGAGCAAACAGAGTTGTGATAAAGAGATCTCAATTCGAGAAGATGCCGAAGAAGTCCCTGTGGTAAAACCAAGATCTATGCGGCGAAGGCACTCAAGATCACGACCACCTGGTTACTATGATGCCTCTAATGAAGACTCTGAACTTGAGA contains:
- the LOC100812444 gene encoding uncharacterized protein isoform X1; this encodes MLDGILGRGFTAKCKSLIKLTNRRIDVIRRKRRATEKFLKKDIADLLLNGLDINAYGRAEGLVVELTLSSCYGFVENCCEFVLKHLPAMQKLSGCPEECRMAVSSLMFGAARFSDLPELRDLRQIFQERYGNSMECYVNQEFAANLNFKSSTLENKVCLMQEISSEFSINWDSKDFKLRMSRSSANVQGHNACMSNHDKPSHGKDFTQKEVRNDVLLEKNCDLANNGCRFRNGKEAIVLNRLDHDLHSRSVLPGNGFKPLNGHEVLRKRDGHDNPGMQEITVEKSDRGYWKEGSMLKPIGHPSQQKTVEQFEGGSKLQYSRGNITPPRANQGCVLKPIGHPSQQKTVEQFEGGSKLHYSRGNITPPRANLGSILKPFGHPSQQKTVEQFEGGSKLQNSRGNATPPRENQVSKLKPFGHPSQQKTEEQFEGGSKVHYSRGNITPPRANLGSILKPFGHPSQQKTVELFKGGSKLQDSIGNTTPLRENQDAAFARKSPSDVGSHFNSNANEPFAVNHAGLPGADKSERETQSDETPALKPCYSNVIPPPYVKHPNSKQQSSTRGANIISSLTDSGGISTYHSAHEKPDAAYVMERRIQIDLDSSDQDWQGNRHERLSKQSCDKEISIREDAEEVPVVKPRSMRRRHSRSRPPGYYDASNEDSELERKSRSRSRRRDESRRGLKAMLDDERYQNAEEERVIDKLLIHYSKKPSVLVPEKLKRNSKIHHAHDSTRELLQNGSGYASRSFSLPREKQKEAEIKKKVFTRAATFEPVRSLEARHVHPKLPDCDDLAARIAALRG
- the LOC100812444 gene encoding uncharacterized protein isoform X2 produces the protein MPMEGLVVELTLSSCYGFVENCCEFVLKHLPAMQKLSGCPEECRMAVSSLMFGAARFSDLPELRDLRQIFQERYGNSMECYVNQEFAANLNFKSSTLENKVCLMQEISSEFSINWDSKDFKLRMSRSSANVQGHNACMSNHDKPSHGKDFTQKEVRNDVLLEKNCDLANNGCRFRNGKEAIVLNRLDHDLHSRSVLPGNGFKPLNGHEVLRKRDGHDNPGMQEITVEKSDRGYWKEGSMLKPIGHPSQQKTVEQFEGGSKLQYSRGNITPPRANQGCVLKPIGHPSQQKTVEQFEGGSKLHYSRGNITPPRANLGSILKPFGHPSQQKTVEQFEGGSKLQNSRGNATPPRENQVSKLKPFGHPSQQKTEEQFEGGSKVHYSRGNITPPRANLGSILKPFGHPSQQKTVELFKGGSKLQDSIGNTTPLRENQDAAFARKSPSDVGSHFNSNANEPFAVNHAGLPGADKSERETQSDETPALKPCYSNVIPPPYVKHPNSKQQSSTRGANIISSLTDSGGISTYHSAHEKPDAAYVMERRIQIDLDSSDQDWQGNRHERLSKQSCDKEISIREDAEEVPVVKPRSMRRRHSRSRPPGYYDASNEDSELERKSRSRSRRRDESRRGLKAMLDDERYQNAEEERVIDKLLIHYSKKPSVLVPEKLKRNSKIHHAHDSTRELLQNGSGYASRSFSLPREKQKEAEIKKKVFTRAATFEPVRSLEARHVHPKLPDCDDLAARIAALRG